In one window of Burkholderia cenocepacia DNA:
- the pheA gene encoding prephenate dehydratase, translated as MDDELNSRLKPLRDRIDAIDAQLIALLNQRAAVALEVGEVKKHFNAPVFRPERELQVIARLQDMSAGPLASEHISAIWREIMAASRALEQTIHVAFLGPVGTYSEQAMFEYFGQSIEGLPCPSIDEVFRSVEAGASAFGIAPVENSTEGAVSRTLDLLLQTQLLISGELALPIHHNLLTQSGTLDGVKRVCAHAQALAQCQQWLAANAPQLERQAVASNAEAARLAAADPTVAAIAGDRAAAHYGLQIAFSLIQDDPHNRTRFVIVGKQPAGQSGHDQTSLIVSVKNEPGAVFKLLEPLARHGVSMTRFESRPARVGTWEYYFYIDIEGHRDDAAVAAALAELGQKAAFLKVLGSYPRAR; from the coding sequence ATGGACGACGAACTGAATTCCCGCCTGAAACCGCTGCGCGACCGCATCGACGCGATCGACGCGCAGCTGATCGCGCTCCTGAACCAGCGCGCCGCGGTGGCGCTCGAGGTGGGCGAGGTCAAGAAGCATTTCAACGCGCCGGTGTTCCGGCCGGAGCGCGAGCTGCAGGTGATCGCGCGGCTGCAGGACATGAGCGCCGGGCCGCTCGCGAGCGAGCACATCAGCGCCATCTGGCGCGAGATCATGGCCGCGAGCCGCGCGCTCGAGCAGACGATCCACGTCGCGTTCCTCGGGCCGGTCGGCACGTATAGCGAACAGGCGATGTTCGAGTATTTCGGCCAGTCGATCGAAGGGCTGCCCTGCCCGTCGATCGACGAGGTGTTCCGCTCGGTCGAGGCCGGTGCGTCGGCATTCGGCATCGCGCCGGTCGAGAATTCGACCGAAGGCGCCGTATCGCGCACGCTCGACCTGCTGCTGCAGACCCAGCTGCTGATCAGCGGCGAGCTCGCGCTGCCGATTCATCACAACCTGCTCACGCAGAGCGGCACGCTCGACGGCGTGAAGCGTGTCTGCGCGCATGCGCAGGCGCTTGCGCAATGCCAGCAGTGGCTCGCGGCGAATGCGCCGCAGCTCGAGCGGCAGGCCGTGGCGAGCAACGCGGAGGCCGCGCGCCTCGCAGCGGCCGATCCGACCGTCGCCGCGATCGCGGGCGACCGCGCAGCCGCGCATTACGGCCTGCAGATCGCGTTCTCGCTGATCCAGGACGATCCGCACAACCGCACGCGCTTCGTGATCGTCGGCAAGCAGCCGGCCGGCCAGAGCGGTCACGACCAGACGTCGCTGATCGTGTCGGTGAAGAACGAGCCGGGCGCCGTGTTCAAGCTGCTCGAGCCGCTCGCGCGGCACGGCGTGTCGATGACCCGCTTCGAGTCGCGTCCGGCGCGCGTCGGCACGTGGGAGTACTACTTCTACATCGACATCGAAGGGCACCGCGACGATGCGGCGGTGGCGGCCGCGCTGGCGGAACTCGGCCAGAAGGCCGCGTTCCTGAAGGTACTCGGTTCGTATCCGCGCGCACGCTGA
- a CDS encoding prephenate dehydrogenase gives MSGFAFNKLVIFGVGLIGGSLARALRERAPGGAGEIVGVGRSRASVERALSLGVIDRAAALDDDAQLRDALASADLVLLAAPVAQTGPLLARIAPWLDGATIVTDAGSTKSDVVAAARDALGVRIAQFVPGHPIAGRESSGVEAALPDLYVGRNVVLCPLPENAPDAVARIDAMWRATGADVRTMSTEQHDRVFASISHLPHVLSFALVEQILGEADAELKFSYAAGGFRDFTRIAASNPEMWRDVCVANRAALLDELDGYTRVLTRLRAAIDAGDGAALEAVFTRSRAARKAWQERGGTPAAEPVKK, from the coding sequence GTGTCAGGCTTTGCATTCAACAAACTGGTCATCTTCGGCGTCGGCCTGATCGGCGGATCGCTGGCCCGCGCGCTGCGCGAGCGCGCGCCGGGCGGCGCGGGCGAGATCGTCGGCGTGGGCCGTTCGCGCGCGTCGGTCGAGCGCGCGCTGTCGCTCGGCGTGATCGATCGCGCGGCGGCGCTCGACGACGACGCGCAGTTGCGCGACGCGCTCGCCAGCGCCGATCTCGTCTTGCTGGCCGCGCCCGTCGCGCAGACGGGTCCGTTGCTCGCGCGCATCGCGCCGTGGCTCGACGGCGCGACGATCGTCACCGATGCGGGCAGCACCAAGTCAGATGTCGTCGCGGCCGCGCGCGACGCGCTGGGCGTGCGGATCGCGCAGTTCGTGCCGGGTCATCCGATCGCGGGGCGCGAGTCGAGCGGCGTCGAGGCGGCGTTGCCGGACCTCTACGTCGGCCGCAACGTCGTGCTGTGCCCGCTGCCGGAGAACGCGCCCGACGCGGTCGCCCGGATCGACGCGATGTGGCGCGCGACCGGCGCCGACGTGCGCACGATGAGCACCGAACAGCACGATCGCGTATTCGCGTCGATCAGCCATCTGCCGCACGTGCTGTCGTTCGCGCTCGTCGAGCAGATTCTCGGCGAGGCCGACGCGGAACTGAAATTCTCGTACGCGGCCGGCGGTTTCCGCGATTTCACGCGCATCGCGGCGTCGAACCCGGAAATGTGGCGCGACGTGTGCGTCGCCAACCGTGCGGCGCTGCTCGACGAACTCGACGGCTACACGCGCGTGCTCACGCGCCTGCGCGCGGCGATCGACGCCGGTGACGGAGCGGCGCTCGAAGCCGTATTCACGCGCTCGCGCGCCGCGCGCAAGGCATGGCAGGAACGCGGCGGCACGCCCGCTGCCGAACCGGTCAAGAAATAA
- the aroA gene encoding 3-phosphoshikimate 1-carboxyvinyltransferase codes for MDYLDLGPYSSASGTVRLPGSKSISNRVLLLAALAEGETTITNLLDSDDTRVMLDALGKLGVKLARDGDTCVVTGTRGAFTAKTADLFLGNAGTAVRPLTAALAVNGGDYRVHGVPRMHERPIGDLVDGLRQIGAQIDYELNEGYPPLRIKPATISVDAPIRVRGDVSSQFLTALLMTLPLVKAKDGRTVVEVDGELISKPYIDITIRLMARFGVTVERDGWQRFVVPAGVRYRSPGRIMVEGDASSASYFLAAGALGGGPLRVEGVGRASIQGDVGFANALMQMGANVTMGDDWIDVRGIGHDHGKLEPIDMDFNLIPDAAMTIAVAALFANGTSTLRNIASWRVKETDRIAAMATELRKVGAIVEEGPDYLVVTPPEKLTPNAAIDTYDDHRMAMCFSLVSLGGVPVRINDPKCVGKTFPDYFDRFAALAKA; via the coding sequence ATGGACTACCTCGATCTCGGCCCGTACTCCAGCGCATCGGGCACCGTGCGCCTGCCCGGCTCGAAGAGCATTTCGAACCGTGTGCTGCTGCTCGCGGCGCTCGCCGAAGGCGAAACGACGATCACCAACCTGCTCGACTCCGACGACACACGTGTGATGCTCGACGCACTCGGCAAGCTCGGCGTGAAGCTCGCGCGCGATGGCGACACCTGTGTCGTCACCGGCACGCGCGGCGCGTTCACCGCGAAGACGGCCGACCTGTTCCTCGGCAACGCGGGCACGGCCGTGCGGCCGCTGACCGCCGCACTCGCGGTGAACGGCGGCGACTACCGCGTGCACGGCGTGCCGCGCATGCACGAGCGGCCGATCGGCGATCTCGTCGACGGCCTGCGCCAGATCGGCGCGCAGATCGACTACGAGCTGAACGAAGGCTACCCGCCGCTGCGGATCAAGCCTGCGACGATTTCGGTCGATGCGCCGATCCGCGTGCGCGGTGACGTGTCGAGCCAGTTCCTCACCGCACTCCTGATGACGCTGCCGCTCGTGAAGGCGAAGGATGGCCGGACCGTCGTCGAAGTCGACGGCGAGCTGATCTCGAAGCCGTACATCGACATCACGATCCGGCTGATGGCGCGCTTCGGCGTGACCGTCGAGCGCGACGGCTGGCAGCGCTTCGTCGTGCCGGCCGGCGTCCGCTACCGCTCGCCGGGGCGAATCATGGTCGAGGGCGACGCGTCGTCCGCGTCGTATTTCCTCGCGGCCGGCGCGCTCGGCGGCGGCCCGCTGCGGGTCGAGGGCGTGGGGCGGGCGAGTATCCAGGGTGACGTCGGTTTCGCGAATGCGCTGATGCAGATGGGCGCGAACGTGACGATGGGCGACGACTGGATCGACGTGCGTGGCATTGGCCACGATCACGGCAAGCTCGAGCCGATCGACATGGACTTCAACCTGATTCCCGACGCGGCGATGACCATCGCGGTCGCGGCGTTGTTCGCGAACGGCACGAGCACGCTGCGCAATATCGCGAGCTGGCGCGTGAAGGAGACCGACCGCATCGCCGCGATGGCGACCGAGTTGCGCAAGGTCGGCGCGATCGTCGAGGAAGGCCCCGACTATCTCGTCGTCACGCCGCCGGAAAAGCTCACGCCGAACGCGGCGATCGATACGTACGACGATCACCGGATGGCGATGTGCTTCTCGCTCGTCAGCCTGGGCGGCGTGCCCGTGCGGATCAACGATCCGAAGTGCGTCGGCAAGACGTTCCCCGACTATTTCGACCGCTTCGCCGCGCTCGCCAAGGCCTGA
- the cmk gene encoding (d)CMP kinase gives MKSTRPFHPTPVITIDGPTASGKGTVAALVAAHLGFHLLDSGALYRLAALASVRYGIAAEDIDALVKLIDDLHITFREGCAQLDGVDVSNDIRAEAVGNRASAIAVHGPVRTALVARQRAFRKTPGLVADGRDMGTVIFPDAVLKVFLTASAEARATRRHKQLMQKGFSANIDDLLRDLRERDARDSNRAAAPLKPAADAKLLDTSALSVDEAVDQVLQWYRALGQPA, from the coding sequence ATGAAATCGACCCGACCCTTTCACCCGACTCCCGTCATCACGATCGACGGCCCGACCGCATCCGGCAAGGGCACCGTCGCGGCGCTCGTCGCCGCGCACCTCGGCTTTCACCTGCTCGACAGCGGCGCGCTGTACCGGCTCGCGGCGCTCGCGAGCGTGCGCTACGGCATCGCCGCGGAAGACATCGACGCGCTGGTGAAGCTGATCGACGATCTGCACATCACGTTCCGCGAAGGTTGCGCGCAGCTCGACGGCGTCGACGTGTCGAACGACATTCGTGCCGAAGCGGTCGGCAACCGTGCGTCGGCGATTGCCGTGCACGGCCCCGTGCGCACCGCGCTCGTCGCGCGCCAGCGGGCGTTCCGCAAGACGCCGGGCCTCGTGGCGGACGGCCGCGACATGGGCACGGTGATCTTCCCGGACGCCGTGTTGAAGGTGTTCCTGACGGCCAGCGCCGAGGCACGCGCGACGAGGCGGCATAAGCAATTGATGCAAAAAGGTTTTTCTGCTAATATAGATGACTTGCTCCGGGATCTTCGTGAACGTGACGCGCGCGACAGCAATCGCGCGGCCGCGCCGCTGAAGCCTGCGGCAGATGCCAAGCTGCTCGATACGTCGGCACTTTCGGTCGATGAAGCCGTCGACCAGGTGCTGCAGTGGTACCGGGCACTCGGCCAGCCCGCCTGA
- the rpsA gene encoding 30S ribosomal protein S1: protein MSDLQTSTPNTESFAALFEESLTRQDMRAGEVISAEVVRVDHNFVVVNAGLKSEAYIPIEEFLNDQGEVEVQSGDFVSVAIDALENGYGDTILSRDKAKRLASWLSLEKALDNNELVTGTITGKVKGGMTVMVNGIRAFLPGSLVDTRPVKDTTPYEGKTLEFRVIKLDRKRNNVVLSRRAVIEATQGEERAKLLETLKEGAIVNGVVKNITDYGAFVDLGGIDGLLHITDIAWRRVRHPSEVLSVGQEVTAKILKFDQEKNRVSLGIKQLGDDPWEGISRRYPSGTRLFGKVTNITDYGAFVEVESGIEGLVHVSEMDWTNKNVAPSKVVQLGDEVEVMVLEIDEDRRRISLGMKQCKPNPWDDFSRNFKKGDKITGAIKSITDFGVFIGLPGGIDGLVHLSDLSWSEAGEEAVRKYKKGDEVEAIVLGIDVEKERISLGIKQLEGDPFSNYVAMNDKGSIVDGVVKTVDAKGAVVTLTGDIEGYLRASEISQDRVEDARNVLKEGDKVNAMVINIDRKSRGINLSIKAKDSAEQQEAIRGLQSDSSAAATGTTNLGALLKAKLDGQNQ from the coding sequence ATGTCCGACCTGCAAACCTCCACCCCGAATACCGAATCCTTTGCGGCTCTGTTCGAAGAGTCGCTGACCCGCCAAGACATGCGCGCCGGCGAAGTGATTTCCGCCGAAGTCGTGCGCGTCGACCACAACTTCGTGGTCGTCAATGCAGGCCTGAAGTCCGAGGCTTACATTCCGATCGAGGAATTCCTGAACGATCAGGGCGAGGTTGAGGTGCAGTCGGGCGATTTCGTGTCCGTCGCGATCGACGCACTTGAAAACGGCTACGGCGACACGATCCTGTCGCGCGATAAGGCGAAGCGCCTTGCATCGTGGCTGTCGCTGGAAAAGGCGCTCGACAACAACGAGCTCGTCACCGGCACGATCACCGGCAAGGTGAAGGGCGGCATGACCGTGATGGTCAACGGCATCCGCGCGTTCCTGCCGGGTTCGCTGGTCGACACGCGTCCGGTCAAGGACACCACCCCCTACGAAGGCAAGACGCTCGAGTTCCGCGTGATCAAGCTCGATCGCAAGCGTAACAACGTCGTGCTGTCGCGTCGTGCAGTGATCGAAGCAACGCAAGGCGAAGAGCGCGCGAAGCTGCTCGAGACGCTGAAGGAAGGCGCGATCGTCAACGGCGTGGTCAAGAACATCACCGACTACGGCGCGTTCGTCGACCTCGGCGGTATCGACGGCCTGCTGCACATCACCGACATCGCATGGCGTCGTGTGCGTCACCCGAGCGAAGTCCTGTCGGTTGGCCAGGAAGTCACCGCGAAGATCCTCAAGTTCGACCAAGAGAAGAACCGCGTCTCGCTGGGCATCAAGCAACTGGGCGACGATCCGTGGGAAGGCATCTCGCGCCGTTACCCGTCGGGCACGCGCCTGTTCGGCAAGGTCACGAACATCACCGACTACGGCGCATTCGTCGAAGTGGAATCGGGCATCGAAGGCCTCGTCCACGTGTCGGAAATGGACTGGACCAACAAGAACGTTGCGCCGTCGAAGGTTGTCCAGCTGGGCGACGAAGTCGAAGTCATGGTCCTCGAGATCGACGAAGACCGTCGTCGTATCAGCCTCGGCATGAAGCAGTGCAAGCCGAATCCGTGGGATGACTTCAGCCGCAACTTCAAGAAGGGCGACAAGATCACGGGCGCAATCAAGTCGATCACCGACTTCGGCGTGTTCATCGGTCTGCCGGGCGGCATCGACGGCCTGGTTCACCTGTCGGACCTGTCGTGGAGCGAAGCCGGCGAAGAAGCCGTTCGCAAGTACAAGAAGGGCGACGAAGTCGAAGCAATCGTGCTCGGTATCGACGTCGAGAAGGAGCGCATTTCGCTCGGCATCAAGCAGCTCGAAGGCGACCCGTTCAGCAACTACGTTGCAATGAACGACAAGGGCTCGATCGTCGACGGCGTCGTGAAGACGGTCGATGCGAAGGGTGCGGTCGTCACGCTGACGGGCGACATCGAAGGCTACCTGCGTGCGTCGGAAATCTCGCAGGATCGCGTCGAAGATGCACGCAACGTGCTGAAGGAAGGCGACAAGGTCAACGCGATGGTGATCAACATCGATCGCAAGTCGCGCGGCATCAACCTGTCGATCAAGGCGAAGGATTCGGCTGAACAACAGGAAGCGATCCGCGGCCTGCAGTCGGACTCGAGCGCTGCTGCGACCGGTACGACCAACCTCGGCGCGCTGCTGAAGGCGAAGCTCGACGGCCAGAACCAGTAA
- a CDS encoding integration host factor subunit beta codes for MTKSELVAQLASRFPQLVLKDADFAVKTMLDAMSDALAKGHRIEIRGFGSFGLNRRPARVGRNPKSGEKVQVPEKFVPHFKPGKELRERVDGRAGEPLKADDPDDDR; via the coding sequence ATGACCAAATCCGAGTTGGTCGCGCAGCTGGCATCGCGATTTCCGCAACTTGTCCTCAAGGATGCGGATTTCGCGGTGAAAACGATGCTCGATGCGATGTCCGACGCCCTGGCGAAAGGGCATCGCATTGAAATTCGGGGTTTCGGCAGCTTTGGCCTCAATCGTCGCCCGGCGCGCGTCGGACGCAACCCGAAGTCGGGGGAGAAAGTGCAGGTGCCCGAGAAGTTCGTGCCGCACTTCAAACCTGGCAAGGAATTGCGTGAACGCGTCGACGGCCGCGCCGGTGAACCGCTGAAGGCTGACGATCCGGACGACGACCGTTGA
- a CDS encoding lipopolysaccharide assembly protein LapA domain-containing protein translates to MKFIVWLIRVLVFVLLLVLALANTQTATLNFVAGYAWQAPLILIGLAFFAVGLLAGLLSALPSIFRLRLENGRLKRDLRAARETPAVIEQPPMPPVI, encoded by the coding sequence ATGAAGTTTATCGTCTGGCTGATCCGGGTATTGGTGTTCGTCCTCCTGCTGGTGCTTGCGCTGGCCAATACACAAACCGCGACGCTGAATTTCGTTGCCGGCTACGCATGGCAAGCGCCGCTGATCCTGATCGGCCTGGCATTCTTCGCCGTGGGGCTGCTGGCCGGCCTGCTGTCCGCGCTGCCTTCGATCTTCCGGCTGCGTCTCGAGAACGGGCGTTTGAAGCGCGATCTGCGTGCGGCGCGCGAAACGCCCGCCGTCATCGAGCAGCCGCCGATGCCGCCCGTCATTTAA
- the lapB gene encoding lipopolysaccharide assembly protein LapB, whose translation MDLDFWWLLAIPVAFALGWAASRYDLKNLLSESANLPRSYFRGLNFLLNEQPDKAIDAFIEVAKLDPETVELHFALGNLFRRRGETDRAIRVHQNLLSRTDLPVNERDHALYELGQDFLKAGLLDRAEEAFHKLADGDYALGAQRALLTIYEIEKDWNKSIDTAKRIESMSDKPLGVEIAQFHCELAQDALQRKNAAAAAEQLRLALTVNPQNVRATVLSGDAAEAAGDHAAAIKHWKRVEAQNPAYLPLVADKLMKAYVALGKNAEGAELLMGYVDRYPSNDLLDIAYQHIAGLRGQDAAHTLARTQMEKSPNLSGMLHLLDAQIAAAEEPRRKELEMMRALIKQRTKNLPRYTCQNCGFRARLFYWQCPGCSGWETYAPRRVEPAMPG comes from the coding sequence ATGGATCTGGATTTCTGGTGGTTGCTCGCGATTCCGGTCGCGTTCGCGCTCGGTTGGGCGGCGTCACGCTATGACCTGAAGAATCTCCTGTCGGAGAGTGCCAACCTGCCGCGCTCGTATTTTCGCGGCCTCAATTTTCTGTTGAACGAACAACCCGACAAGGCGATCGATGCGTTCATCGAGGTGGCCAAGCTCGATCCCGAAACGGTCGAGCTGCACTTCGCGCTCGGCAACCTGTTTCGCCGTCGTGGCGAGACCGACCGCGCGATCCGCGTGCACCAGAACCTGCTGAGCCGCACCGACCTGCCGGTCAACGAGCGCGACCACGCGCTGTACGAACTGGGCCAGGATTTCCTGAAAGCCGGCCTGCTGGATCGTGCCGAAGAGGCGTTCCACAAGCTCGCGGACGGCGACTACGCACTGGGTGCGCAGCGTGCGCTGCTGACGATCTACGAGATCGAGAAGGACTGGAACAAGTCGATCGATACGGCGAAGCGCATCGAATCGATGAGCGACAAGCCGCTCGGCGTCGAAATTGCGCAGTTTCACTGCGAACTCGCGCAGGACGCGCTGCAGCGCAAGAATGCTGCTGCGGCGGCCGAACAGTTGCGCCTCGCGCTGACCGTGAATCCGCAGAACGTCCGTGCGACGGTGCTGTCCGGCGACGCGGCGGAAGCAGCGGGCGACCACGCGGCCGCGATCAAGCACTGGAAGCGCGTCGAAGCGCAGAACCCGGCATATCTGCCGCTCGTCGCCGACAAGCTGATGAAGGCGTACGTCGCGCTCGGCAAGAACGCTGAAGGCGCCGAGCTGCTGATGGGGTACGTCGATCGTTATCCGTCGAACGACCTGCTCGACATCGCCTATCAGCATATCGCCGGGTTGCGCGGCCAGGATGCGGCGCATACGCTCGCGCGGACGCAGATGGAAAAGTCGCCGAACCTGTCGGGGATGCTGCACCTGCTCGATGCGCAGATCGCGGCGGCCGAGGAACCGCGTCGTAAGGAACTTGAAATGATGCGTGCGCTGATCAAGCAGCGCACGAAAAATCTGCCACGGTATACGTGCCAGAATTGCGGTTTCCGGGCACGGCTCTTCTACTGGCAGTGCCCCGGATGCAGCGGCTGGGAAACCTATGCGCCGCGCCGCGTCGAACCTGCGATGCCGGGCTGA
- a CDS encoding UDP-glucose dehydrogenase family protein, with amino-acid sequence MKITIIGTGYVGLVTGACLAEIGHDVFCLDVDPRKIDILNNGGMPIHEPGLLDIIARNRTAGRLRFSTDIEASVAHGEIQFIAVGTPPDEDGLADLQYVLEAARNIGRHMTGFKVIVDKSTVPVGTARRVHGVVDEALAARGLAGSVAHRFSVVSNPEFLKEGAAVEDFMRPDRIIIGVDDDETGTIAREKMKKLYAPFNRNHERTIYMDVRSAEFAKYAANAMLATRISFMNEMSNLADKVGADIEAVRRGIGSDPRIGYHFLYAGVGYGGSCFPKDVQALIRTAGENGQPLRILEAVEAANHAQKDVLIGKIEQRFGTDLTGREFAVWGLAFKPNTDDMREAPSRRLIAALLERGATVRAYDPVAVDEARRVFALDFGDAAKALARLHLVDTQDAAVTGADALVIVTEWKEFRSPDFTRLKAELKAPVIFDGRNLYEPDAMAELGIDYYAIGRPYVDPQSSSRG; translated from the coding sequence ATGAAAATCACCATCATCGGCACCGGCTATGTCGGCCTCGTCACGGGCGCCTGCCTCGCGGAGATAGGTCACGACGTCTTCTGTCTCGACGTCGATCCGCGCAAGATCGACATCCTGAACAACGGCGGGATGCCGATTCACGAACCGGGGCTGCTGGACATCATCGCGCGCAACCGCACGGCGGGGCGCCTGCGTTTCTCGACCGACATCGAGGCGAGCGTCGCGCATGGCGAGATCCAGTTCATCGCCGTCGGCACGCCGCCCGACGAGGACGGCTTGGCCGACCTGCAATACGTGCTCGAGGCCGCGCGCAACATCGGCCGCCACATGACGGGCTTCAAGGTGATCGTCGACAAGTCGACGGTGCCGGTCGGCACCGCGCGGCGCGTGCACGGCGTGGTCGACGAGGCGCTTGCCGCACGCGGGCTCGCGGGCAGCGTCGCGCATCGCTTTTCGGTGGTGTCGAACCCGGAATTCCTGAAGGAAGGCGCGGCGGTCGAGGACTTCATGCGCCCGGACCGGATCATCATCGGCGTCGACGACGACGAAACCGGCACGATCGCGCGCGAGAAGATGAAGAAGCTCTATGCGCCGTTCAACCGCAACCACGAGCGTACGATCTACATGGACGTGCGTTCGGCGGAATTCGCGAAGTATGCGGCGAACGCGATGCTCGCGACGCGCATCTCGTTCATGAACGAGATGTCGAATCTCGCCGACAAGGTCGGCGCCGACATCGAGGCCGTGCGCCGCGGGATCGGCTCCGATCCGCGCATCGGCTATCACTTCCTGTACGCCGGTGTCGGCTACGGCGGCTCGTGCTTCCCCAAGGACGTGCAGGCGCTGATCCGCACCGCGGGCGAGAACGGCCAGCCGCTGCGCATTCTGGAGGCTGTCGAGGCCGCCAACCATGCGCAGAAGGACGTGCTGATCGGCAAGATCGAGCAGCGCTTCGGCACCGACCTGACGGGCCGCGAGTTCGCGGTCTGGGGCCTCGCGTTCAAGCCGAACACCGACGACATGCGCGAGGCGCCGAGCCGTCGCCTGATCGCCGCGCTGCTCGAACGCGGGGCGACCGTGCGCGCCTACGATCCGGTTGCGGTCGACGAAGCGCGGCGCGTGTTCGCACTGGATTTCGGCGACGCCGCGAAGGCGCTGGCGCGGCTGCATCTCGTCGACACGCAGGACGCCGCGGTCACGGGCGCGGACGCCCTCGTGATCGTCACCGAATGGAAGGAATTCCGCAGCCCCGATTTCACGCGCCTGAAGGCCGAGCTGAAAGCGCCGGTGATCTTCGACGGGCGCAACCTGTACGAGCCGGATGCGATGGCCGAGCTGGGCATCGACTATTACGCGATCGGCCGGCCGTATGTCGATCCCCAGTCGTCCTCCCGTGGCTGA